One window of Alteriqipengyuania lutimaris genomic DNA carries:
- a CDS encoding phosphotransferase family protein yields MSTIDYEKEMVGTVDVPEGDRLDEAALTAWFESNVEDFAGPLELSKFKGGQSNPTYKVQTASRNYVLRRQPFGKLLPSAHAVDREYKVMTALGPTGFPVPRTFGLCEDTDVIGSKFFVMELIEGRNLWNGALPDSTKDQRGEIYHAMIDTLADLHTTDPNKMGLGDYGKPQDYCARQIARWTKQYKLSETEEIPEMEALIAWLPETVPAQHASGIVHGDYRLDNLIFRAEENSVAAVLDWELSTLGDPIADFSYFMLNWHNPSDGRAGLGGHDLEALGIPSAEEATQRYVERTGYPVPDMDWYFAFNLFKFAGIIQGIKKRVIDGTASSAHAKKMSERVRPLTQSAYAFAKRAGMD; encoded by the coding sequence ATGAGCACGATCGATTACGAGAAGGAAATGGTCGGCACGGTCGACGTGCCCGAGGGCGACAGGCTCGACGAGGCGGCGCTGACCGCGTGGTTCGAAAGCAACGTCGAAGATTTCGCGGGGCCGCTCGAACTCTCGAAGTTCAAGGGTGGCCAGTCGAACCCGACCTACAAGGTGCAGACCGCGTCGCGCAATTACGTGCTGCGCCGCCAGCCTTTCGGCAAGCTGCTGCCATCGGCCCACGCGGTCGACCGCGAATACAAGGTGATGACCGCGCTCGGCCCCACGGGCTTTCCGGTGCCGCGCACCTTCGGCCTGTGCGAAGACACCGACGTGATCGGCTCCAAGTTCTTCGTCATGGAACTGATCGAGGGGCGCAACCTGTGGAATGGCGCGCTGCCCGATTCCACGAAGGATCAGCGCGGCGAGATCTACCACGCGATGATCGACACGCTGGCGGACCTGCACACAACCGACCCGAACAAGATGGGCCTTGGCGATTACGGCAAGCCGCAGGATTACTGCGCCCGCCAGATCGCCCGCTGGACCAAGCAGTACAAGCTTTCCGAAACCGAAGAGATTCCGGAGATGGAAGCGCTGATAGCGTGGCTTCCCGAAACCGTGCCCGCCCAGCACGCAAGCGGCATCGTCCACGGCGACTACCGGCTCGACAATCTGATCTTCCGCGCGGAGGAAAACAGCGTCGCAGCGGTGCTCGACTGGGAGTTGTCGACGCTCGGCGATCCGATCGCGGACTTCAGCTATTTCATGCTCAACTGGCACAACCCGTCCGACGGGCGCGCCGGGCTCGGCGGACATGACCTCGAGGCGCTCGGCATCCCGAGCGCGGAGGAAGCGACGCAGCGCTATGTCGAGCGCACCGGCTACCCCGTGCCCGACATGGACTGGTACTTCGCCTTCAACCTGTTCAAGTTCGCCGGCATCATCCAGGGCATCAAGAAGCGTGTTATCGACGGCACGGCATCCTCGGCCCACGCGAAGAAGATGAGCGAGCGCGTGCGCCCGCTGACGCAGTCCGCCTACGCCTTCGCCAAGCGCGCGGGGATGGACTGA
- a CDS encoding S8 family peptidase → MKRPHRSFWNTGAALGAIALLSACSGGSGGGGPIDRTPVPAPAPVPSPTPTPAPAPAPAPAPTPTPTPPSFNTGEVRRSTGPQFHNAITPWRQGVTGSGAAIAIIDTGIDIDSPEFAGRILPASRDVASDRGVDAVDDHGTNVALIAAAALDGTGVVGLAYDASLIVLRADQPGSCTPDETDADLAGCSFTDRAIARGIDDAVAADARVVNLSLGGSRPSQALLAAIDRATRAGVVVVVAAGNDGETDDPAIDPDNPDPFATGILGRGNGAVIIVGSVDDNGQISGFSNRAGNAASGYLTARGERLCCVYDNGTLQVTEENGSRFVTLFSGTSFATPQVAGAVALLAQAFPNLTGQDIVEILLQTARDAGEGGTDATYGRGILDLIEAFSPQGTTRMPGAQDAVSLANDIAIASAPMGNALQGASLPGILLDKYDRAYLYELGSRTRMASAEPLLHGAARTGLRRVAVGSPKVALAFTLQQRGQAGGDPAIAPLELTRAQGEAARVLAARVAMRIAPDTQLGFAFAEGPDGLAVQMQGRDRPAFLVSRGGADDLGFVHRDRQGVAMRRDLGPFGVTLTASRGEALTGALREASDFIGERREGYGFIRLGAVADRSLGPLDLTLGAQWLREERTVLGAYLHDSFGARGADSVFVNGTAAIDAGEGWRLGGEGRMGLTRAIAGGRIADGSRWRSLSFAFDASKRGVVEPDDRLGLRLSSPLRVTGGGLLIDMPVSYDYATRSAGFALRHLSLAPDGREVMGELAWSGRVSDGLLAASLFYRSEPGHQRLAPDDGGFILRWSRGF, encoded by the coding sequence CACCCACACCCACACCGCCGAGCTTCAACACTGGGGAAGTCCGCCGCTCCACCGGCCCGCAATTCCACAATGCGATCACGCCATGGCGGCAGGGCGTCACGGGGAGCGGGGCGGCGATCGCGATCATCGACACCGGTATCGACATCGACAGCCCGGAATTCGCGGGCCGCATCTTGCCCGCCTCGCGCGATGTCGCGAGCGATCGCGGCGTCGATGCGGTGGACGATCACGGCACGAACGTCGCCCTGATCGCGGCCGCCGCGCTCGACGGGACGGGCGTCGTCGGCCTCGCTTACGACGCCAGCCTGATCGTGCTGCGGGCCGACCAGCCGGGCAGCTGCACTCCGGACGAAACAGATGCGGACCTTGCCGGCTGCAGCTTCACCGACCGGGCTATCGCCCGCGGCATCGACGATGCAGTCGCGGCCGATGCGCGTGTCGTCAACCTCAGCCTTGGTGGATCGAGGCCGAGCCAGGCCCTGCTCGCTGCGATCGACAGGGCGACCCGCGCCGGCGTCGTCGTCGTCGTCGCTGCGGGCAACGACGGAGAGACCGACGATCCGGCGATCGATCCCGACAATCCCGATCCCTTTGCGACCGGCATCCTTGGCCGGGGCAATGGTGCGGTGATCATCGTCGGTTCGGTCGATGACAACGGCCAGATTTCCGGTTTCAGCAACCGCGCCGGCAATGCGGCGTCGGGGTACCTTACAGCGCGGGGCGAGCGGCTGTGCTGCGTCTACGATAACGGCACGCTGCAAGTGACCGAAGAAAACGGATCGCGTTTCGTCACGCTGTTCTCGGGCACCAGCTTCGCGACCCCGCAGGTGGCGGGCGCGGTGGCCTTGCTCGCGCAGGCCTTCCCCAACCTGACGGGGCAGGACATCGTTGAGATCCTGCTCCAGACCGCACGCGATGCGGGCGAGGGGGGGACGGACGCAACCTACGGGCGCGGCATTCTCGACCTGATCGAGGCGTTTTCGCCGCAGGGCACCACGCGCATGCCGGGGGCGCAGGACGCCGTTTCGCTGGCGAACGATATCGCGATCGCCTCGGCCCCGATGGGCAACGCGCTGCAAGGGGCATCGCTGCCCGGCATCCTGCTCGACAAGTATGACCGCGCCTATCTCTACGAGCTCGGCTCGCGCACCCGAATGGCGAGCGCGGAGCCCCTGCTGCACGGCGCCGCGCGTACCGGGTTGCGCAGGGTTGCCGTCGGCAGTCCGAAGGTAGCGCTGGCCTTTACGCTGCAGCAGCGGGGGCAGGCAGGCGGCGACCCCGCGATCGCTCCGCTGGAGCTGACCCGCGCGCAGGGCGAGGCGGCGCGGGTGCTGGCCGCGCGGGTCGCGATGCGGATCGCGCCCGACACGCAGCTCGGCTTCGCTTTCGCGGAGGGGCCGGACGGTCTTGCCGTCCAGATGCAGGGCCGCGACCGGCCCGCTTTCCTGGTGTCGCGCGGCGGTGCCGACGATCTCGGCTTCGTCCACCGCGACCGGCAGGGTGTGGCCATGCGGCGCGACCTCGGACCTTTCGGCGTCACGCTGACCGCGAGCCGGGGCGAGGCGCTGACCGGTGCGCTGCGCGAGGCAAGCGACTTCATCGGCGAGCGGCGGGAGGGCTATGGCTTCATCCGGCTCGGCGCGGTGGCGGATCGCAGCTTGGGGCCGCTCGACCTCACGCTGGGCGCACAGTGGCTGCGCGAGGAGCGCACCGTGCTCGGCGCCTACCTGCACGACAGCTTCGGAGCCCGCGGTGCCGACAGCGTGTTCGTCAACGGCACCGCCGCGATCGATGCGGGCGAGGGCTGGCGGCTGGGCGGCGAGGGCCGGATGGGGCTTACCCGTGCCATCGCGGGCGGGCGGATCGCCGATGGTTCGCGGTGGCGCAGCCTCTCCTTCGCATTCGATGCGAGCAAGCGCGGTGTCGTGGAGCCGGACGACCGGCTCGGCCTGCGCCTGTCCTCGCCGCTGCGCGTGACCGGGGGCGGGCTGCTGATCGACATGCCGGTCAGCTACGATTACGCGACCCGGAGCGCGGGTTTCGCGCTGCGCCACCTCTCGCTCGCGCCCGACGGGCGGGAGGTGATGGGCGAGCTGGCGTGGAGCGGGCGGGTCTCCGACGGCCTGCTCGCCGCCAGCCTGTTCTACCGCAGCGAGCCCGGCCACCAGCGCCTCGCCCCCGACGATGGGGGCTTCATCCTGCGCTGGAGCCGGGGGTTCTAG
- a CDS encoding MFS transporter: protein MGTLGETMASAVHDHRVPIRTKLAFGFGTVAFGIKDNGFSVFLLLFYNQVVGLPAEQVGATIGVALLLDAFVDPVVGNLSDRTRSRFGRRHPWMYGSAVPIALAWLLLWNPPEAGPTATLGYLLVVGFLVRATLSAYEVPSISLLPELTGDYHERTVVLRYRLLFGWGGGLLMLAIAYGLIFGDTPEYENGLLNPAGYPTYALIGALIMFVSVIASALGTHRQLARPVEGRVETAESIGQILSTLKYRPFTVLMLAALFGNANQGITFALTNYLYDFVWEFSSIAFVGYTGILFASAVASFLVVVPIGRRMRKQKAAAICILVAIAFVTVPYWARLLGIAPENGSPWLVPFIYSFTFVGNTAAISVVMFTTSMMADVTDHAANESGKQTEGLFFAGYFFLQKAISGVGIFLSGLILGLVGFPENAQPGTIDQPILMRLTLFYAVSSVLLGIAAAWAFRKFPLGPVAGSDPAGLQTVEREAAAT from the coding sequence ATGGGCACGCTGGGAGAGACGATGGCGAGCGCCGTTCATGATCATCGGGTGCCGATCCGCACCAAGCTGGCATTCGGCTTCGGCACGGTCGCTTTCGGCATCAAGGACAACGGATTTTCCGTCTTCCTGCTGCTGTTCTACAACCAGGTCGTGGGGCTACCGGCGGAGCAAGTGGGCGCGACGATCGGAGTTGCGCTGCTGCTCGACGCGTTCGTCGATCCGGTGGTCGGCAACCTGTCGGACCGGACTCGCAGCCGCTTCGGCCGCCGCCATCCGTGGATGTACGGGTCCGCAGTGCCGATCGCGCTCGCTTGGCTGCTGCTGTGGAACCCGCCCGAAGCGGGCCCGACCGCGACGCTCGGCTACCTGCTGGTGGTCGGCTTCCTCGTCCGCGCGACGCTGTCCGCCTACGAGGTCCCGTCGATCTCTCTGCTGCCCGAACTCACCGGCGACTATCACGAGCGCACGGTGGTGCTGCGCTATCGCCTGCTGTTCGGCTGGGGCGGCGGGCTGCTGATGCTGGCGATCGCCTATGGCCTGATCTTCGGGGACACGCCCGAATACGAGAACGGCCTGCTCAACCCGGCGGGCTATCCCACCTATGCGCTGATCGGCGCGCTGATCATGTTCGTGTCCGTCATCGCCTCCGCGCTCGGCACCCACCGGCAGCTCGCCCGCCCGGTCGAGGGGCGGGTGGAGACGGCGGAGAGCATCGGCCAGATCCTCTCCACGCTCAAGTACCGGCCCTTTACCGTGCTGATGCTGGCGGCGCTGTTCGGCAATGCCAACCAGGGCATCACCTTTGCCCTCACCAACTACCTCTACGATTTCGTCTGGGAATTCTCGAGCATCGCCTTCGTCGGCTACACCGGCATCCTGTTCGCGAGCGCGGTAGCGAGCTTCCTGGTGGTGGTGCCGATCGGGCGGCGAATGCGCAAGCAGAAGGCGGCGGCGATCTGCATCCTCGTCGCCATCGCCTTCGTGACCGTGCCCTACTGGGCGCGGCTGCTCGGCATCGCGCCCGAGAACGGCTCGCCCTGGCTGGTGCCCTTCATCTACAGCTTCACTTTCGTCGGAAACACCGCCGCGATATCGGTGGTGATGTTCACCACCTCGATGATGGCGGACGTCACCGATCATGCCGCCAATGAAAGCGGCAAGCAGACCGAGGGGCTGTTCTTCGCAGGATATTTCTTCCTCCAGAAAGCGATCTCGGGCGTCGGCATCTTCTTGTCGGGCCTGATCCTGGGACTCGTCGGCTTTCCCGAGAACGCGCAGCCGGGGACGATCGATCAGCCGATCCTCATGCGCCTGACGCTGTTCTATGCCGTCAGCTCGGTGCTGCTGGGCATCGCTGCGGCATGGGCGTTCCGCAAATTCCCGCTCGGCCCCGTTGCGGGCAGCGACCCGGCAGGCTTGCAGACGGTCGAGCGCGAGGCCGCCGCGACATGA
- a CDS encoding acyl-CoA dehydrogenase family protein: MDFQPTERQSHWRDRVRDFVEKEVRPAVPTYKAQDAEGERWKVLPIVEELKAKAKAKGLWNLFMPPRNDSHHHVDESFEFEGPGLTNLEYAMVAEELGRIGFASETMNCSAPDTGNMEVLHRYGTREQKDEWLAPLMGGEIRSAFLMTEPQVASSDATNIETSIIREGDEYVINGRKWWSSGAGDPRCKVAIVMGKSDTSANRHQQQSMILMPLDAEGVTIDRYLPVFGYDDAPHGHMEITLKNVRVPASAMLLGEGRGFEIAQGRLGPGRIHHCMRTIGVAEEALEKMCKRLQAREAFGKPIYKHSIWEQRVAQARIDIEMTRLLCLKAADMMDKVGNKAAKQEIAMIKVAAPNMALRIIDDAIQAHGGAGVSDDFGLAQAYAHQRTLRLADGPDEVHARSIARMEFARHAPNEDEMVASLKGSNAMSASAGSAGAR, translated from the coding sequence ATGGATTTCCAACCGACCGAACGGCAGAGCCACTGGCGTGACCGCGTGCGCGACTTCGTCGAGAAGGAAGTGCGCCCCGCCGTGCCGACCTACAAGGCGCAGGATGCCGAGGGCGAACGCTGGAAGGTGCTGCCGATCGTCGAGGAACTGAAGGCGAAGGCCAAGGCCAAGGGCCTGTGGAACCTCTTCATGCCCCCGCGCAACGACAGCCACCACCATGTGGACGAGAGCTTCGAGTTCGAAGGCCCCGGCCTCACCAACCTCGAATACGCGATGGTCGCCGAGGAACTGGGCCGCATCGGCTTCGCCAGCGAGACGATGAACTGCTCCGCGCCCGACACCGGCAATATGGAAGTTCTCCATCGCTACGGCACGCGCGAGCAGAAGGACGAATGGCTCGCCCCGCTGATGGGGGGCGAAATCCGTAGCGCATTCCTGATGACCGAACCGCAGGTCGCCAGCTCGGATGCCACGAACATCGAGACCTCGATCATCCGCGAAGGCGACGAATACGTCATCAACGGGCGCAAGTGGTGGAGCTCGGGTGCGGGCGATCCGCGCTGCAAGGTCGCCATCGTGATGGGCAAGAGCGACACCTCCGCCAATCGCCACCAGCAGCAGTCGATGATCCTGATGCCGCTGGATGCCGAAGGCGTGACGATCGACCGCTACCTGCCCGTCTTCGGCTACGACGACGCGCCGCACGGCCACATGGAAATCACGCTCAAGAACGTGCGCGTGCCCGCCTCGGCGATGCTGCTGGGCGAAGGGCGCGGATTCGAGATCGCGCAAGGGCGCCTCGGGCCGGGCCGCATCCACCACTGCATGCGCACCATCGGCGTGGCCGAGGAAGCGCTGGAGAAGATGTGCAAGCGCCTGCAGGCGCGCGAAGCCTTCGGCAAACCGATCTACAAGCACTCGATCTGGGAGCAGCGCGTGGCGCAGGCCCGCATCGACATCGAGATGACGCGCCTCCTGTGCCTCAAGGCGGCCGACATGATGGACAAGGTCGGCAACAAGGCCGCCAAGCAGGAAATCGCGATGATCAAGGTCGCCGCGCCGAACATGGCGCTGCGGATCATCGACGATGCGATCCAGGCGCATGGCGGCGCGGGCGTGTCCGACGATTTCGGCCTCGCGCAGGCCTACGCCCATCAACGTACTCTCAGGCTGGCCGATGGTCCGGACGAGGTCCATGCACGCTCCATCGCGCGCATGGAATTCGCTCGCCACGCGCCGAACGAGGACGAGATGGTCGCCAGCCTCAAGGGATCGAACGCGATGTCGGCAAGCGCGGGCAGCGCGGGCGCTCGATGA
- a CDS encoding Zn-dependent alcohol dehydrogenase — MTKAAILEKPGEPMVIGDIDIADPAPHEILIDTKACGLCHSDLHFIDGKYPHQLPLIPGHEAAGVVRAVGSEVTMVKPGDHVVSCLSAFCGQCEFCVTGRMALCLGQGTRRAKDAAPRLSKDGAPVHQLLNLSAFAEQMLIHEHACVAIDKDMPFDRAAVLGCAVTTGAGTIFNAVKLTPGETVAVIGCGGVGLAAINAAKIAGAGMIIAADPLPEKRALAETLGATHTVDALAEDAATQIVKLSGGGVHYGIEAVGRQASADLAVASLRRGGTAVILGMMPLDCKVGLGALDLLGGKKLIGAIMGMNHFPVDLPRLVDFYLRGLLDLDTLIAERIGLEDINAGFDKLREGYSARSIVMFD, encoded by the coding sequence ATGACCAAAGCAGCAATTCTCGAAAAGCCCGGCGAACCGATGGTGATCGGCGATATCGACATCGCCGATCCCGCCCCGCACGAGATCCTGATCGACACCAAGGCGTGCGGGTTGTGCCATTCGGACCTGCACTTCATCGACGGCAAGTATCCGCACCAGCTCCCGCTGATCCCGGGGCACGAGGCCGCCGGCGTCGTCCGCGCGGTCGGCAGCGAGGTGACCATGGTGAAGCCGGGCGACCATGTCGTCTCGTGCCTTTCCGCCTTCTGCGGCCAGTGCGAATTTTGCGTCACCGGGCGCATGGCCCTGTGCCTCGGCCAGGGCACGCGCCGCGCGAAGGATGCAGCGCCCCGCCTGTCGAAGGACGGTGCGCCGGTCCACCAGCTGCTCAACCTGTCGGCCTTCGCCGAACAGATGCTGATCCACGAACATGCCTGCGTCGCGATCGACAAGGACATGCCGTTCGACCGCGCTGCCGTGCTCGGCTGCGCGGTGACGACCGGGGCCGGCACGATCTTCAATGCGGTCAAGCTGACCCCGGGCGAAACCGTGGCGGTGATCGGCTGCGGCGGCGTGGGCCTTGCGGCGATCAACGCCGCGAAGATCGCGGGCGCGGGGATGATCATCGCCGCCGACCCGCTGCCCGAAAAGCGCGCGCTTGCCGAAACGCTGGGCGCGACGCACACGGTGGACGCGCTGGCGGAGGATGCGGCGACGCAGATCGTCAAGCTCAGCGGCGGCGGCGTGCATTACGGGATCGAGGCGGTGGGTCGTCAGGCCTCGGCGGACCTCGCAGTCGCGTCGCTTCGCCGTGGCGGCACCGCGGTGATCCTCGGCATGATGCCGCTCGACTGCAAGGTGGGTCTTGGCGCGCTCGACCTGCTGGGCGGCAAGAAGCTGATCGGCGCGATCATGGGGATGAACCACTTCCCGGTCGACCTGCCGCGCCTCGTCGATTTCTACCTGCGCGGCTTGCTCGACCTCGATACGCTGATCGCCGAGAGGATCGGGCTGGAAGATATCAATGCCGGGTTCGACAAGCTTCGCGAGGGCTACTCTGCCCGCAGCATCGTTATGTTCGACTGA